The Apodemus sylvaticus chromosome 4, mApoSyl1.1, whole genome shotgun sequence nucleotide sequence tccttgactgccaacagactttttgatgagtctggagtctgttgcttctggccacttaacttttttctcttttgtagtcttcttttattaaatactctctctgccactatcactaaatctctcaaacacatttccctaacctctaaaccctctgcaggtttgtttttaatatgctgcctaattaataaaagctagatcaacagctgtctttgcttctgctttctgtggggtgtgtattaattacaaaatccacattattcattgatacaatttagctaacaagaatagttatccaggatcagaaacttgaacaccaaaaaGTAAGACTAGAGAATGCAGATATTACTGATGCATGGTCAAATCTttgaagttcagactccatttttaaaaatctgttcaaattaacatcctggcacctagcattagtttccaagttgcccctcaacaaaacctaagcctagcttcactctctaagccaatctccaataagaccagcatcttcaatttacaccctcaacaagaccaggttattccaccaacacacctgtacccccagattacaaaaccaccccctgcctaatgaccaccaatgcagacgggaacagaagttaagtttatgttagccaggtggtggtggagcacgcctttaatcccagcacttgtgaggaggaggcaagcagatttctgagtttgaggccagcctggtctacaaagtgagttccaggacatccaggactacgcagagaaaccctgtcttggaggaacagggagagggaatagggcttataagacttgcggggagtgtggacccagaaaaggggaaataatttgaaatgtaaataaagaatacatcaaataaaaaaagaaagaaaaaataactccccaaaagatcaactctgaagctaaagaggtgccctgaaaatgatattcaagagacagaggcagaagaacctaaactgaagtggtaACCTAGGATACACAGTGgggctgttctgggaaaataagtttatttgaattgatgtcattcttcataaataaattaatatctaaaacaaacaaacaaacacacaaacattaaatgaaagaaaaaacaatgacagaggttgagcaattatttaaaaaaaaaaaacagttgagctatctgtaccatggagctggggctgctccacagccctctgtgcacaggtcccaccagaagagagctgggctcccggagttctgacacaggcttacaggaccacaggaggtacaagctccagtcagaaacacagaaacaacagaactatGTAACACCAAAAgtaacaagatggtgaaaggcaagcacaagaaccctaccaacaaaaaccaaggctacttagcatcatcagaagccagttctcccaccacagcaagttctggataactgaatataccacagagcaagatttgaatttaaaatcacattgcgtgaggctgatagaggacttcaagaccaactcactgataagtggatattagcctagaagctcagaatacccaagatacaattcacagaccacatgaagctcaagaagaaagaagaccaaagtgtagatactttgattcttcttagaaggggtacaaaatacccatgggaagaaatacaaagtgtggagcagagagtaaaagaatagatatccatagactgccccacctgtggatccatcccatatgcagttaacaaacccaggcactattgtggatgccaataagtgcttgctgacaggagccagatataactctcttctgagaggctttgccagtgcctgacaaatacagagggggatgcacacagctagccattgaactgagcaaagggtttcaatggaggaactagagaaaggacccaaggagctgaaggtgtttgcaaccccataggatgagcaacaatatgaaccaaccagtaagcccagagttctcagggacttaagcacaaatgagagagtacacatggaagaaacgatgactccagacacatgggtaacagaggacagcctgaacagacatcaatgagaggagagacccttggacccttgaaggctcattgcctcagggtacacctaccaggtcagggaagctggagtgggtgggttagtgagcagagggaggtgatggaatagaggttttcagaggggcattgagcaaagaggacatttgaaatataaataaagaagatatttaagtaaaattgaaaaaaaataaataatggcaaaaagccagaacacaaaacctggctcactcactctgctgcaatccacgctggaagccaatgttttgagatggttcacctgacaatccactccatctaccagcttctggaggtcatggaggagccactcctatgatgtttcagaaagcagaatccttgaaccagaacattgattacttgcagtgaaaatttgcatgtaatgctgtttgggctgaacacacacacacacacacacacacacacacacacacacacacacacatacgctactaatgctatgttttccatgcagacaggagactagcatggctgtcctctcagaggctctacctaccaacagctaactgaaatgcagttacagctaagcattggattgtagtaggggaaccctatggatgagttaggcgaaggattaaaggaactaaaggagatggcaactctaaaaaaaatgaccagtatcacctaatctggactttcgggggccaccagagactaagccactaaccagtgagcatacatgaacttgtctgatgccccaagcacaaatgaagtacaggcatacattgtctgacctcagtggaagaggatgtgcctaatcctatagagacttaatgccccagggagggggaatgcatggggagcaccctctcagaggcaaaggagatgggggagggctgaaaaactgtgaggggagcactgcagtgaggcagaatttcagatgaaaattaataaaataaaaattgaaaaaaggataatccagccaggcagtggtgccacacacctttaatcccagcatttgggaggcagagacaggcagatttcagagtttgaggccagcctggtctacaaagtgagttccaggacagccagggctacacagagaaaccctgtctcaaaaaaccagaaagacacacacacacacagagagagagagagagagagagagagagagagagagagagagagagacagagagagagacagagagagagacagagacagagacagagacagacagagacagagagacagagagacagagagaaacagaaagagaagcatttatgatattccagaaccactgttctaattggctctgaagaaggatttcctaggagggaagtacaagactaccaccgaccaaattgggaggagtgatcacaaggtctgtgcttctgattggaataacacacaggaaagaagaaagacatcttcagagttttggggctctgattcctgaccaccatacaggagctcttctacatgccctccatttggtgaacactcagactcttgaccagttaaggaaaacatcccttccctgatcaggtttatggcagaaatcagtgtaaaaaccagcacaggagtaaataatagctttgcagatattgacatgataccttcatttatggaagtctgaagtatcagtaagcaaagtaccctggtgatggctcttcttgtctagactacctgtggactcatgtaacatataaaatggagggatcatcttttaaaagcttgttttgcttaaattgaaatagatagatccagttcaaacacagattcttagggttgaaaatcacacacctttaatctgagtcttcaggcagtaaaacaaacacctttaatccagaagctGAGACTGAAGACACATCCTTAATAGGGCCacgccttctactggaggcctatataagcatatgaagaagtagactttgtgtctttgcctgcctgctctcatcttactagcgagcccatttcttcactggcattagactctacttcagaataccagcatatactgaagaaaacctgagacttcaaacctcgtggactaagtaagtactgactgtagtcattgttatattagttgaatttatgttgttctcatatatcctctttctatttatataaaggaattaattctgtatgttcaataaacacacacagatatatactcagagagagagagaaagagagagagaagacagagaggggggaagagagacacagagaaccagagacagttacacagagacagagagaaaaacagcagagagaaagaatttaggagaaatctaaaataaaatctaaagagtatatataattgtatgtatcaggatgaagaatcaataaatgctagttcttcttttcagatcaatgttaacctccaaactaccgccaacagaaatgtcaggggacatggaagccaagggctccacacagatcagtgtaaaaaacatctgctatgagtggaccattagcaacttctcattttgcatggatggaattcagaaagagattagaagcccagagttctctttagaggacaatgaggaagtggcatggtgtttgagagtatacccaaatggagttgataaagaaagcaaagattacctgtcagttgacctgggattgctcagctgtcccgtgtgcccagtttgggcaaagtttgagttctggatcataaattcccaaggagagaaatgtcaaagtaggaagaaccccagtgttgtaagcttttggcaataccaacacaggggattcaaagagttcatccttcgagatttcctcctctcccatcagcatttacttctccctgaagaccagctcaccatctgctgcaaggtgagcatagcgggagccatcttcagcatgcctggacagaacatgacacctgcaatcaaggatccaaggcatgtgttggcagatgacctagggaagctttgggagaattccatcttcacagactgctccctattggtgggtggccatgaattcagggctcacaaggccatcctagcagctcgctctccagttttcagagccatgtttgaacatgaaatgcaggagagactaaaaaacctcgttgagattcatgacttggatccccaagtcttccaggagatgatgggcttcatctacacatggaaggcaccaaacctcaagagctactccatggcctctggtctgctggcagctgctgacaggtatggcctggacggcttgaaggccatgtgtgaggatgccctctgcaggatcctctctgtggagaatgctgcaaacactctcatcctggctgacctccacagcacacagtggctgaagactcaggccctggatttcattacagattttgcctatgaggtctctaagacctcagggtggaagtcattggtggagtcacatccccccttggtggctgaagctttctgctccctggcttctgcacagtgtccttctttggagccatgatttaaatgcctaaagtgatctcagaagatggacagctgtgacctgcacctcttctgcaacagcaacaaccagcttttttaccaatgacttctgcttaGACAATGGTATTGAGAGAGCATTTTCACTTTATCAGAGGaatggcagcatggtggctcaggatttaaaacacctgcaatatattatacatactgaaatggtaggtgagcaataggcagcactgcagtctgggacactctacatgacatctatgatgttaatgttcctgtttgaatttgtctgattgtttgaaaactgattcaatttagagctggccctagggagagaacaactgtgtttctttggagaaacacttctgccttggactgaacagaagagatgactgtggccattggcaaggagaaatcaaccatgattgcttcctcatcagtgaaggaaagacaatgaagagtttctttttaaacattcaaggttcagggaactcggcttcaaaagcaattactgctctctcagagatctCTTGCTAAGTTCGctacacacacaggagagtttttcaccacctgaaactggtgaatcagagatctgaggccctcctcttgtctccatggccacaaagaactctgtagacaaaaccttaaccaaataaaatacaagatgaataaaacttttgaaatcagtctgttgtttccagagatgtttatttcagagaagtaacatgtagaccaagcagcctagctcagctgtggatgtttgaacagagccctcactctcctaccaatattagaaacccttggtctttttccttggaatttaatgttggaaaatgagaactccaccctcatgCTCTTATGACGACTGAGAAGACTATGCCATAGTAGAGGGAGTCTAATCCTTCTGGGAGAGATGTGTTTGTGGATTAAGGCATGCAAAAtctattaaatgttttgaaaacatccaaagggatttattcattacaGATTTGCAGGCCTGTATACCTGTTGAGGGAGAACCGGCTGGGGAAGGAGCAGAGGTACAAGTCCTTGGTCCAGAAcaccaactaaaacaaaccagatgATAGATAACCCAGTGAACTGGAGTAAAACACCTGTAAAATACTACTGGTCTTCTTTAAAAAGGGTAAAATATCTTCCAATAATCCTTTAATCTTAATAATCTCCTTAATTAATACCTTAttcactcatcagagaagcttcctcctgcagcagactggaacaaatacagagattaacacccagacattatgcagagagagacagagacagagacattggagagacagagacaaagaaagatcttcatacacacaactgtaaatgagatgtttcccttaaatccatgccctcatagttcagagagccctaaggaagatgatcagaagcagggagggagacagggaatggAGATTCTCGGGAAGACAATGCCCTTTGAATCCCCTTTaactcacagacactgaggcagcagtcccatggcctccatggatctgtac carries:
- the LOC127682237 gene encoding TD and POZ domain-containing protein 1-like yields the protein MSGDMEAKGSTQISVKNICYEWTISNFSFCMDGIQKEIRSPEFSLEDNEEVAWCLRVYPNGVDKESKDYLSVDLGLLSCPVCPVWAKFEFWIINSQGEKCQSRKNPSVVSFWQYQHRGFKEFILRDFLLSHQHLLLPEDQLTICCKVSIAGAIFSMPGQNMTPAIKDPRHVLADDLGKLWENSIFTDCSLLVGGHEFRAHKAILAARSPVFRAMFEHEMQERLKNLVEIHDLDPQVFQEMMGFIYTWKAPNLKSYSMASGLLAAADRYGLDGLKAMCEDALCRILSVENAANTLILADLHSTQWLKTQALDFITDFAYEVSKTSGWKSLVESHPPLVAEAFCSLASAQCPSLEP